One genomic region from Arthrobacter sp. YN encodes:
- a CDS encoding OsmC family protein, whose translation MAATRTAHTVWNGNLIEGAGNTTLDSSGLGTFDVTWKARTEQSGGKTSPEELIAAAHSACFSMAFSHALAGEGFTAEEVNTKADVTFVPGTGITGSHLTMTAKVPGLSEEDFRRISEDAKTGCPVSGALASIEITLDATLSV comes from the coding sequence ATGGCAGCAACACGCACCGCACACACGGTTTGGAACGGCAACCTGATCGAAGGCGCCGGCAACACGACGCTGGACAGCTCAGGGCTGGGCACGTTCGATGTCACCTGGAAGGCACGTACCGAGCAGTCCGGCGGCAAGACCAGCCCCGAAGAACTGATCGCCGCTGCCCACTCCGCATGCTTCTCCATGGCTTTCAGCCACGCCCTCGCCGGTGAAGGATTCACCGCTGAGGAGGTCAACACCAAGGCAGATGTCACCTTCGTTCCCGGAACCGGCATCACCGGGAGCCACCTGACCATGACCGCAAAGGTGCCTGGCCTGTCCGAAGAGGACTTCCGCCGGATCTCCGAAGACGCGAAGACAGGTTGCCCCGTTTCTGGTGCACTGGCCAGCATCGAGATCACCCTGGATGCCACGCTTTCGGTCTAG
- a CDS encoding VOC family protein: protein MTPGLADLHDADADVLRRKAELLGASFMEDHSIGDFHWHVMQDPEGNEFCIAQDEVRVPRADFCPLCPKKSNRPTPQCCIVGRLPGVRKVPDQFQSVAIAMFTKARPPTP, encoded by the coding sequence GTGACCCCTGGACTGGCGGACCTCCACGACGCCGACGCTGATGTTTTGCGGCGCAAGGCTGAGTTGCTGGGAGCTTCCTTCATGGAAGACCACAGCATTGGAGACTTCCATTGGCATGTCATGCAAGACCCCGAAGGCAACGAATTCTGCATCGCCCAGGATGAGGTTCGGGTTCCACGGGCGGACTTTTGTCCCCTGTGCCCCAAAAAAAGCAACCGTCCCACTCCGCAGTGTTGCATAGTGGGACGGTTGCCTGGCGTCAGGAAGGTGCCGGATCAGTTCCAGAGCGTGGCGATCGCAATGTTCACCAAGGCAAGGCCGCCAACACCATGA
- the sucB gene encoding 2-oxoglutarate dehydrogenase, E2 component, dihydrolipoamide succinyltransferase — protein MSESVNLPALGESVTEGTVTRWLKQVGDRVEIDEPLLEVSTDKVDTEIPSPISGVIEEILVAEDETAEVGAPLVRIGDGSGSAAPAAEAAPAEEAPAAPAEQAAPAQEAPAAPAAEEAPASEAPAASGGEGHEVTLPALGESVTEGTVTRWLKAIGDTVEVDEPLLEVSTDKVDTEIPSPVAGTLQEIRVNEDETAEVGSVLAVIGSGAAAPAAAPAPAAPAAAPAPAAAPAAAPAPAAAPAPAAATPTPAAPAAASAAPAAEGSSESGYVTPLVRKLANQHGVDIASVSGTGVGGRIRKQDVLAAAEAKQAAAAPAASAPAAAAPAAKAAAPVVASSLRGTTEKAPRIRQVIARRMRESLEVSTQLTQVHEVDMTKIAKLRLKAKNQFLAQNGVKLTFLPFIAKAVAEALKQHPKLNAAYDESKQEITYHNAEHLAIAVDTDKGLLVPVISDAGNLNLAGLAGKIADVAGRTRDGKIGPDELSGGTFSITNIGSVGALFDTPIINQPQVGILGTGAIVKRAVVVADENGDDSIAIRSMMYLSLTYDHRLVDGADAGRFLQTLKARLEEGAFEADLGL, from the coding sequence ATGTCTGAATCCGTTAACTTGCCCGCCCTCGGTGAGAGTGTCACCGAAGGAACCGTCACCCGCTGGCTCAAGCAGGTTGGTGACCGGGTGGAGATCGACGAGCCGTTGCTCGAGGTTTCAACCGACAAAGTAGACACCGAAATCCCTTCTCCGATCTCAGGCGTCATCGAAGAAATCCTCGTCGCTGAAGACGAGACGGCAGAAGTTGGCGCCCCCTTGGTCCGCATCGGCGACGGTTCCGGCTCGGCTGCTCCTGCGGCCGAGGCTGCACCGGCCGAGGAAGCACCTGCTGCTCCTGCAGAGCAGGCAGCACCGGCCCAGGAAGCTCCGGCTGCACCTGCAGCAGAGGAAGCACCCGCTTCCGAGGCCCCCGCCGCTTCCGGCGGCGAAGGTCACGAAGTCACCCTCCCCGCGTTGGGCGAGAGCGTTACCGAAGGTACCGTCACCCGCTGGCTCAAGGCCATAGGCGACACTGTGGAGGTGGACGAGCCCCTCCTGGAGGTTTCCACCGACAAGGTCGACACCGAAATTCCGTCGCCGGTTGCAGGCACCCTGCAGGAGATCCGCGTCAACGAGGACGAGACCGCTGAGGTTGGCTCCGTCCTTGCCGTCATCGGTTCCGGCGCAGCCGCACCGGCCGCCGCTCCCGCACCGGCGGCACCTGCCGCAGCACCCGCACCGGCCGCCGCTCCCGCTGCTGCACCCGCACCGGCTGCAGCACCCGCACCTGCCGCTGCTACGCCGACACCTGCTGCACCCGCTGCGGCTTCCGCTGCTCCCGCGGCTGAAGGTTCTTCGGAATCCGGTTACGTCACTCCCCTGGTCCGCAAGCTTGCCAACCAGCACGGTGTTGATATCGCTTCCGTCTCCGGTACCGGCGTCGGTGGCCGTATCCGCAAGCAGGATGTCCTGGCCGCTGCCGAAGCCAAGCAGGCCGCCGCTGCCCCCGCAGCATCAGCGCCCGCAGCCGCAGCTCCCGCTGCCAAGGCTGCTGCTCCGGTAGTAGCATCGTCGCTGCGCGGCACCACGGAGAAGGCACCGCGTATCCGCCAGGTCATCGCCCGCCGCATGCGCGAGTCCCTTGAGGTCTCCACCCAGCTGACGCAGGTGCATGAGGTCGACATGACCAAGATCGCCAAGCTCCGGCTCAAGGCCAAGAACCAGTTCCTGGCCCAGAATGGCGTCAAGCTCACCTTCCTGCCGTTCATCGCCAAAGCTGTCGCTGAAGCCCTGAAGCAGCACCCCAAGCTGAACGCTGCCTACGACGAATCCAAGCAGGAAATCACCTACCACAACGCCGAGCATCTGGCGATCGCCGTCGACACTGACAAGGGCCTTCTGGTTCCGGTCATCTCCGACGCCGGCAACCTGAACCTTGCGGGCCTCGCCGGCAAGATCGCCGATGTCGCGGGCCGCACCCGCGACGGCAAGATCGGTCCGGACGAGTTGTCCGGCGGTACGTTCAGCATCACCAACATCGGATCTGTCGGCGCACTGTTCGACACCCCGATCATCAACCAGCCGCAGGTGGGTATCCTCGGGACCGGCGCGATCGTCAAGCGTGCCGTGGTGGTTGCCGACGAAAATGGCGACGACTCGATTGCCATCCGCTCCATGATGTACCTCTCCCTGACGTACGACCACCGTTTGGTGGACGGCGCAGACGCCGGCCGCTTCCTGCAGACCCTCAAGGCCCGCCTTGAGGAAGGGGCTTTCGAAGCTGACCTTGGCCTCTAG
- the lpdA gene encoding dihydrolipoyl dehydrogenase yields the protein MADQATAQEFDILVLGGGSGGYATALRAVQLGFTVGLVEKAKLGGTCLHNGCIPTKALLHSAELADHARDSAKYGVNVTLDSIDMPAVNAYKDGIIAGKYKGLQGLIKSKGITVIEGEGKLEGNNTVVVNGTPYTGKNIVLATGSYSRSLPGLEIGGKVITSDQALTMDYIPKSAIVLGGGVIGVEFASVWKSFGVDVTIIEGLPSLVPNEDASIVKNLERAFKKRGIKFTTGIFFQGVEQNDDGVKVTLVDGQTFEADLLLVAVGRGPVTANLGYEKAGLTIDRGFVITNERLHTGVGNIYAVGDIVPGVQLAHRGYQQGIFVAEEIAGLNPAIVEDINIPKVTYCEPEIATVGYTEKAAKEKFGDDQVQTQEYNLAGNGKSSILGTGGIVKLVRQKDGPVVGIHMIGSRMGEQIGEAQLIVNWEAYPEDVAQLVHAHPTQNESLGEAHLALAGKALHG from the coding sequence GTGGCCGATCAGGCAACTGCGCAAGAATTCGACATCCTGGTACTCGGTGGCGGCAGCGGCGGCTACGCCACTGCCCTGCGGGCCGTACAGCTTGGGTTCACCGTTGGCCTTGTGGAAAAGGCAAAGCTCGGCGGAACCTGCCTGCACAATGGTTGTATCCCCACCAAGGCACTCCTGCACTCGGCCGAACTGGCTGACCATGCACGCGATTCCGCCAAGTATGGTGTGAACGTCACGCTGGACAGCATCGACATGCCGGCCGTGAACGCCTACAAGGACGGCATCATCGCCGGTAAGTACAAGGGCCTCCAAGGGCTCATCAAGTCCAAGGGCATCACCGTCATTGAGGGTGAAGGCAAGCTCGAGGGCAACAACACGGTAGTAGTCAACGGCACCCCCTACACGGGCAAGAACATTGTCCTGGCGACCGGTTCCTACTCACGATCCCTGCCTGGCCTGGAAATCGGCGGCAAGGTCATCACCTCCGACCAGGCGTTGACCATGGACTACATCCCCAAGAGCGCAATCGTCCTCGGCGGCGGCGTCATCGGCGTCGAATTCGCTTCCGTATGGAAGTCGTTCGGCGTGGACGTCACCATCATCGAGGGCCTCCCCTCCTTGGTTCCCAACGAAGACGCCTCGATCGTCAAGAACCTTGAGCGTGCCTTCAAGAAGCGCGGCATCAAGTTCACCACCGGCATCTTCTTCCAGGGCGTCGAACAGAACGACGACGGCGTCAAGGTCACGTTGGTTGACGGCCAGACCTTCGAAGCCGACCTCCTGCTCGTTGCCGTTGGCCGTGGCCCTGTCACCGCCAACCTGGGCTACGAAAAAGCCGGCCTCACCATTGACCGTGGATTCGTCATCACCAACGAACGTCTCCACACCGGCGTCGGCAACATCTACGCCGTTGGCGACATCGTCCCTGGCGTCCAGCTCGCACACCGCGGCTACCAGCAGGGCATCTTCGTCGCCGAGGAAATCGCCGGCCTGAACCCGGCAATCGTCGAGGACATCAACATCCCCAAGGTCACCTACTGCGAGCCCGAAATCGCCACGGTCGGCTACACCGAAAAGGCCGCCAAGGAGAAGTTCGGCGACGACCAGGTGCAGACCCAGGAATACAACCTTGCCGGCAACGGCAAGAGCTCAATCCTCGGCACCGGTGGCATCGTCAAGCTCGTACGTCAGAAGGACGGCCCCGTGGTGGGTATCCACATGATTGGCTCCCGCATGGGCGAGCAGATCGGTGAGGCCCAGCTGATCGTGAACTGGGAAGCCTACCCGGAGGACGTGGCCCAGCTGGTCCACGCCCACCCCACCCAGAACGAAAGCCTGGGCGAAGCCCACCTTGCCCTCGCGGGCAAAGCTCTCCACGGCTAA
- a CDS encoding leucyl aminopeptidase — protein MVKTTDIILGIIAKDLKKSPSDALVIGVAQGADGPALLPNPLSAKAAESVAGSLKLLGITGAADQAHRLPGLPETGSGILVLAGVGKLSESGSLPEESLRRAAGSAVRQLAGVTSVTLAFPTTGVADVAAIAEGAALGAYSYTEHRSSKDGLKAPVAKALIFSDVDPKDAQPALDRAAVVARAVNATRTLVNQPPSHLYPESFAESAKELAKGLPVKVTVWDEKRLEKEGFGGILGVGKGSTRQPRLVKVEYTPAKATKKIALVGKGITFDTGGISIKPALGMGDMKSDMAGAAVVLNTVLAIASLGLNIKATAWLCIAENMPSGAAARPADVFTIYGGKTVEVLNTDAEGRLVMADGLVAASLEKPDAIIDVATLTGAQLIALGLRTAGVMGSDSVTAALKSAADRAGELVWPMPLPEELRPSLDSQVADLANIGERNGGMMTAAVFLREFVGKNGDGQQIPWAHVDIAGPSFNNGSPYGYTPKQGTGCTVRTLVAYAEDLLAVSA, from the coding sequence GTGGTCAAGACTACTGACATCATCCTGGGCATCATCGCCAAGGACCTGAAAAAGTCCCCCAGCGACGCACTTGTGATTGGAGTTGCGCAGGGCGCGGATGGGCCAGCGCTGCTCCCTAATCCGTTGAGCGCAAAGGCAGCTGAGTCCGTTGCGGGCTCACTCAAACTGCTGGGGATCACCGGCGCTGCCGATCAGGCACACCGGCTCCCGGGCTTGCCGGAGACGGGCTCGGGAATTTTGGTCCTCGCCGGCGTGGGCAAATTGTCGGAATCCGGCAGCCTCCCCGAAGAATCCCTGCGTCGGGCCGCGGGCTCTGCCGTCCGGCAACTGGCCGGCGTCACGTCAGTAACCTTGGCATTCCCCACTACCGGCGTCGCCGATGTCGCGGCCATCGCCGAAGGTGCCGCCCTTGGCGCCTATTCCTACACGGAGCACCGTTCCAGCAAGGACGGACTGAAAGCCCCTGTAGCCAAGGCCCTGATTTTCTCCGATGTCGATCCCAAGGACGCACAACCGGCACTGGACCGTGCTGCTGTTGTGGCCCGCGCCGTCAACGCCACCCGGACCCTGGTCAACCAGCCTCCCAGCCACCTCTACCCGGAGTCCTTTGCCGAGTCCGCCAAGGAACTCGCCAAGGGCCTGCCCGTCAAGGTCACTGTCTGGGATGAAAAGCGCCTGGAAAAGGAAGGCTTCGGCGGCATCCTTGGCGTCGGCAAGGGTTCAACCCGCCAGCCACGCCTGGTGAAGGTCGAATACACGCCGGCCAAAGCCACCAAGAAGATTGCCCTCGTGGGCAAGGGCATCACATTCGACACCGGCGGTATCTCCATCAAGCCGGCCCTCGGCATGGGCGACATGAAGAGCGATATGGCGGGCGCCGCCGTCGTCCTTAATACCGTCCTGGCCATCGCTTCGCTTGGCCTGAACATCAAGGCGACCGCGTGGCTCTGCATTGCGGAGAACATGCCCTCGGGTGCTGCGGCACGGCCTGCCGACGTCTTTACCATCTACGGCGGGAAGACCGTCGAGGTCCTCAACACCGATGCCGAAGGGCGCCTGGTCATGGCCGACGGCCTCGTCGCTGCCAGCCTGGAAAAGCCGGACGCCATCATTGACGTCGCTACGCTGACCGGCGCCCAGCTCATCGCCCTTGGACTGCGGACGGCTGGCGTCATGGGTTCCGATTCCGTCACCGCTGCCTTGAAGTCAGCGGCAGACCGGGCAGGCGAGCTGGTCTGGCCGATGCCGCTGCCGGAAGAACTGCGCCCAAGCCTGGATTCCCAGGTGGCGGACCTTGCCAACATTGGTGAGCGTAACGGCGGCATGATGACCGCAGCCGTTTTCCTGCGGGAATTCGTCGGCAAGAACGGCGACGGCCAGCAGATCCCTTGGGCACACGTCGACATTGCGGGTCCGTCGTTCAATAACGGCAGCCCGTATGGCTACACCCCCAAGCAGGGAACCGGATGCACCGTACGCACCCTGGTTGCCTACGCCGAGGATCTCCTCGCAGTTTCCGCCTAG
- a CDS encoding proteasome assembly chaperone family protein: MFERISGSLLDPESLYARNIETFHSPELRGLNMVMGFTGFADAGQVVRQINAELLDELDAEVVAMFDADQLIDYRSRRPHISFVEDHVQDYQAPKLGLYKLTDGLGQPFLLLAGFEPDLQWERFSRAVVGIVEELDVNLVTWIHSIPMPVPHTRPVGVTVHGNRPDLIEGISSWKPTVDVPAAIGHILELRLTEAERNVAGYVIHVPHYLSEAEYPPAAVAGLEYLGAATSLMLPTDRLRESGREVGRQIAEQIEASEEVQAVVTNLETRYDEKSEGVVRRSLLADENDELPNAEDIGAAVEAYLARKDSPQ, translated from the coding sequence GTGTTTGAACGGATATCCGGCTCCCTCCTGGACCCTGAATCGCTGTACGCGCGCAACATCGAGACCTTCCACAGCCCCGAGCTCCGCGGGCTGAACATGGTCATGGGATTCACCGGCTTTGCCGACGCCGGCCAGGTGGTCCGGCAGATCAACGCGGAACTGCTGGACGAGCTCGACGCCGAGGTAGTGGCCATGTTCGACGCCGACCAACTGATCGACTACCGTTCGCGCCGCCCCCACATCAGTTTCGTGGAGGATCACGTGCAGGACTACCAGGCCCCCAAGCTTGGTCTGTATAAGTTGACCGACGGCCTCGGTCAACCGTTCCTGTTGCTGGCCGGCTTCGAACCGGACCTCCAGTGGGAGCGTTTCTCGCGGGCCGTCGTCGGGATTGTTGAAGAGCTGGACGTTAACCTGGTCACCTGGATCCACTCCATTCCCATGCCTGTCCCGCACACGCGGCCCGTGGGAGTCACCGTTCATGGCAACCGGCCGGATCTCATCGAAGGTATTTCCAGCTGGAAGCCCACTGTGGACGTTCCCGCTGCAATCGGCCACATCCTTGAACTCCGGCTGACGGAAGCGGAACGCAACGTGGCGGGCTATGTGATCCATGTTCCGCATTACTTGTCAGAAGCCGAATATCCTCCGGCGGCCGTAGCTGGCTTGGAGTACCTGGGAGCGGCAACATCGCTGATGTTGCCCACCGACCGGCTCCGTGAATCGGGCCGGGAAGTTGGTCGCCAGATCGCCGAACAGATTGAAGCCTCGGAAGAGGTCCAAGCGGTAGTCACCAATCTTGAGACCCGGTACGACGAGAAATCAGAGGGCGTAGTCCGTCGCTCGCTGCTGGCGGACGAGAACGATGAGCTGCCCAATGCCGAGGACATCGGAGCCGCCGTCGAGGCTTATTTGGCCCGTAAGGACTCGCCACAATAA
- a CDS encoding MFS transporter: MNAPRAWLIWTIGVFAYLVAVAQRTSFGVAGLEATERFHASAAAISFFTVLQLLVYAGLQIPVGVLVDRFGSRAMIAGGAALMGLGQVQLAFADSVPGGVLGRVLVGAGDAMTFISVIRLVPLWFAPAKVPLVTQLTGMSGQLGQLISVVPFALLLHTSGWTPAFLTLAAMSVLAVVLVLAMLRDAPPGHPPKESGQGLRATGVSLSRAWKQPGTRLGLWSHFTVQFSGNLFAMTWGYPFLLSAQGLDAGTVSALMALFVATAIIAGPGFGRFVSKHPMRRSAMVLMITLATAMAWAAVLLLPDRAPLWMLVVLVVVLAVGGPGSMIGFDFARTFNPSHRIGTATGIVNVGGFIAALVAIYLIGLVLDLLNASGFSGGDLYGLAPFRIALSVQFLLLGLGTVLILVTRRKVRRQMAAQGIHVQPLVAALAKQRRERMERRRASRATVAKDQ, translated from the coding sequence GTGAATGCACCCCGCGCCTGGCTTATCTGGACGATCGGCGTGTTCGCCTACCTGGTGGCGGTGGCGCAACGAACGTCCTTCGGCGTTGCTGGATTGGAAGCTACTGAGCGCTTCCATGCCAGTGCAGCTGCCATCTCCTTCTTCACCGTGCTTCAACTCCTTGTCTATGCAGGGCTGCAGATTCCGGTAGGGGTCCTGGTGGACAGGTTCGGTTCACGGGCCATGATCGCCGGGGGAGCAGCCCTGATGGGGCTGGGCCAAGTGCAGCTCGCGTTCGCGGACAGTGTGCCCGGGGGCGTCCTGGGCCGGGTCCTGGTGGGTGCCGGTGACGCCATGACCTTCATTTCGGTGATCCGTCTGGTGCCGTTGTGGTTCGCTCCCGCCAAGGTTCCCTTGGTCACCCAGCTCACCGGGATGTCCGGACAATTGGGGCAGCTCATCAGCGTGGTTCCGTTTGCCCTTCTCCTTCACACCTCAGGGTGGACCCCCGCGTTCCTCACCCTGGCCGCCATGTCAGTGCTGGCCGTGGTGCTGGTTCTCGCGATGCTGCGGGATGCTCCTCCCGGGCATCCGCCCAAGGAGTCCGGGCAAGGCCTGAGGGCCACGGGAGTCTCCCTGTCACGTGCTTGGAAACAGCCAGGGACCCGGCTGGGGTTGTGGAGCCACTTCACCGTCCAGTTCAGCGGAAACCTGTTTGCCATGACGTGGGGCTACCCGTTCCTGCTCTCGGCCCAGGGCCTTGATGCGGGGACAGTCTCCGCTTTGATGGCGCTGTTTGTGGCAACGGCCATCATTGCCGGTCCGGGCTTTGGCCGCTTCGTCTCCAAGCACCCCATGCGACGTTCAGCCATGGTCCTGATGATCACTTTGGCCACTGCTATGGCGTGGGCTGCCGTTCTCCTCCTTCCAGACCGCGCTCCGCTGTGGATGCTGGTGGTGCTGGTAGTGGTACTGGCGGTTGGAGGTCCGGGGTCCATGATCGGTTTCGACTTTGCGCGGACCTTCAACCCTTCGCACCGGATCGGCACGGCAACCGGAATTGTGAACGTTGGTGGCTTCATTGCGGCACTTGTGGCGATCTACCTCATCGGCCTGGTTCTGGACCTCCTGAATGCCAGCGGTTTCTCGGGCGGCGATTTGTACGGCCTGGCACCGTTCCGCATTGCACTCAGCGTGCAGTTCCTGCTCCTTGGCCTGGGAACGGTCCTTATCCTGGTGACCCGGCGTAAAGTCCGGCGGCAGATGGCCGCCCAGGGAATCCATGTACAGCCGTTGGTCGCGGCTCTGGCCAAGCAGCGCCGGGAGCGTATGGAAAGAAGGCGCGCTTCGCGTGCCACCGTGGCAAAGGATCAATAG
- a CDS encoding DUF4192 domain-containing protein produces the protein MTTKRTLSIHRPEDILGYIPHLLGYWPEDSLVAITVQGKILGATLRVDLPSRRSARALAGFAEQIRHYLVADEAANGVLLAVYTDAGWAEGTVVDQTMPMIEALQLSLDEVDLSVRDAWLIGTQYWRSAFCSDKGCCPDPGLPVARIKDSQLSAELVYQGSAVGPSPRSGTGQPSLARSGPLDPSVKEAESRFGERILGMWRSERCLESVLAVWHHVLARVEHAPLQPETDAQLIGFLRTTLKVPAWRDAVVVMAAAGMDSAISGAAAFELFSGEESCAPPFDVGELGVTASAGNPPAFAPSGSSGQGDVFTYGDVLLGMRPDTPCWGRVDALHRVLAGLCVEGESGDVAAAAFTLQGWISWCKGSGSIAHACLVRAETARPGYRLAALLMEVLGKGAVCRWAARPASAWRGSRQAQV, from the coding sequence ATGACCACCAAGAGAACACTGAGCATCCACCGACCTGAAGACATTCTTGGCTATATCCCTCACCTGCTGGGCTATTGGCCCGAAGACAGCCTGGTTGCCATCACCGTGCAGGGGAAAATCCTGGGCGCGACGCTGCGTGTGGATCTTCCGTCCCGCCGGTCGGCCCGGGCACTTGCCGGTTTCGCTGAACAGATACGCCATTACCTGGTGGCGGACGAAGCCGCCAACGGTGTGTTGCTTGCTGTCTACACTGACGCCGGTTGGGCCGAAGGCACCGTCGTCGACCAGACGATGCCAATGATTGAAGCCTTGCAACTGTCCCTCGACGAGGTTGACTTGTCGGTGCGGGATGCCTGGCTGATCGGAACCCAATACTGGCGCAGTGCCTTCTGTTCGGACAAGGGCTGTTGCCCGGATCCAGGACTTCCGGTGGCCCGCATCAAGGACAGCCAGCTGAGCGCTGAGCTCGTGTACCAAGGGAGTGCAGTCGGTCCGTCGCCGAGGAGCGGCACTGGACAACCTTCGCTCGCCAGATCAGGACCGCTGGATCCGTCCGTGAAGGAAGCGGAGTCCCGGTTCGGGGAGCGCATCCTCGGCATGTGGCGCAGTGAGCGGTGCCTGGAGTCCGTCCTTGCGGTCTGGCATCACGTCCTCGCCAGGGTTGAGCACGCACCTTTGCAGCCGGAGACTGATGCGCAACTCATCGGATTCCTCAGGACCACGCTGAAGGTGCCGGCTTGGCGGGATGCCGTGGTGGTCATGGCGGCCGCCGGCATGGACTCTGCAATATCCGGGGCTGCTGCTTTTGAACTCTTCAGCGGTGAAGAGTCATGCGCGCCGCCGTTTGATGTTGGCGAACTCGGCGTTACGGCATCCGCAGGCAACCCTCCGGCCTTTGCTCCGAGTGGTTCGAGTGGGCAAGGGGATGTCTTCACTTATGGCGATGTCCTGCTGGGAATGCGCCCCGATACGCCGTGCTGGGGCCGTGTTGATGCGTTGCACCGCGTTCTTGCCGGGCTGTGCGTGGAAGGGGAGTCGGGTGACGTGGCTGCTGCGGCGTTCACGCTCCAAGGGTGGATCTCATGGTGCAAGGGCAGCGGTTCAATCGCCCATGCATGCCTTGTCCGGGCTGAAACTGCCCGTCCTGGTTATCGATTGGCCGCACTGCTGATGGAAGTCCTGGGCAAGGGCGCCGTTTGTCGTTGGGCGGCCCGGCCCGCCTCGGCCTGGCGGGGATCCAGGCAAGCACAGGTATAG
- a CDS encoding RNA polymerase sigma factor, with the protein MTPSSVEKEPAAQAELTAEEKKAATSAKRAATRAANKASEGDSDKPAPKKRGPKPGAKAAAEAANKSGSDSEEATAEDEDFDPAAAEEVEVGEDDTEDGAAAAKDKPAPSGSGFVYSDADDDDAPVQQVMSAGATADPVKDYLKQIGKVALLNAEQEVDLALRIEAGLFAEEKINADDGSMDPKLKRELEFVIHDGKRAKNHLLEANLRLVVSLAKRYTGRGMLFLDLIQEGNLGLIRAVEKFDYTKGFKFSTYATWWIRQAITRAMADQARTIRIPVHMVEVINKLARVQRQMLQDLGREPTPEELALELDMTPEKVVEVQKYGREPISLHTPLGEDGDSEFGDLIEDSEAVVPADAVSFTLLQEQLHSVLDTLSEREAGVVAMRFGLTDGQPKTLDEIGKVYGVTRERIRQIESKTMSKLRHPSRSQVLRDYLD; encoded by the coding sequence GTGACTCCGTCTTCCGTCGAGAAGGAACCCGCCGCCCAGGCTGAATTGACCGCCGAGGAAAAGAAGGCGGCCACGTCGGCAAAGCGCGCGGCGACACGCGCTGCCAACAAGGCTTCAGAGGGTGACTCTGACAAGCCAGCACCCAAGAAGCGTGGGCCCAAGCCCGGCGCGAAGGCCGCCGCTGAGGCCGCGAACAAGTCTGGCTCCGACTCCGAGGAAGCCACTGCCGAGGACGAAGACTTTGATCCCGCAGCAGCGGAGGAAGTCGAAGTCGGGGAAGATGACACCGAGGATGGTGCAGCTGCCGCCAAGGACAAGCCCGCCCCGTCCGGCTCGGGATTCGTCTATTCCGACGCCGACGACGACGACGCCCCCGTCCAGCAGGTCATGTCCGCGGGCGCAACCGCCGACCCCGTCAAGGACTACCTGAAGCAGATCGGCAAGGTCGCCCTGCTGAACGCAGAGCAGGAAGTGGACCTGGCACTTCGCATTGAAGCCGGCCTTTTTGCCGAGGAAAAGATCAACGCTGATGACGGATCCATGGATCCCAAACTCAAGCGTGAACTTGAGTTCGTCATTCACGACGGAAAGCGCGCCAAGAATCACCTGCTCGAGGCCAACCTGCGTCTCGTCGTTTCCTTGGCCAAGCGCTACACAGGCCGTGGCATGCTCTTCCTGGACCTGATCCAGGAAGGCAACCTTGGCCTTATTCGTGCCGTGGAGAAGTTCGACTACACCAAGGGCTTCAAGTTCTCCACGTACGCCACGTGGTGGATTCGCCAGGCCATCACGCGCGCCATGGCTGACCAGGCCCGCACCATCCGTATTCCGGTGCACATGGTGGAAGTCATCAACAAGCTGGCACGTGTCCAGCGCCAGATGCTCCAGGACCTCGGCCGCGAACCAACGCCGGAAGAGCTGGCACTGGAGCTGGATATGACCCCTGAGAAGGTAGTAGAGGTCCAGAAGTACGGACGCGAGCCGATCTCGCTCCACACCCCGCTCGGCGAGGATGGAGACTCCGAGTTTGGTGACCTGATTGAGGACTCGGAAGCTGTAGTTCCGGCCGACGCCGTCAGCTTCACCCTTCTGCAGGAGCAGCTCCACTCGGTGCTGGACACCCTGTCCGAGCGCGAAGCCGGCGTGGTGGCCATGCGGTTCGGCCTGACTGACGGCCAGCCGAAGACTTTAGACGAAATCGGCAAGGTCTACGGAGTGACGCGTGAGCGCATCCGCCAGATCGAATCGAAGACAATGTCCAAGCTGCGGCACCCGTCCCGCTCGCAGGTCCTCCGGGACTACCTGGACTAA
- a CDS encoding DUF7455 domain-containing protein, with the protein MTTAVAVADRTLNAADRCDRCGAQAYVRVVLESSGGELLFCGHHARAVEATLRPMTSDWHDETERLNEKAPVPVD; encoded by the coding sequence ATGACAACAGCAGTTGCAGTTGCAGACCGCACGCTAAACGCAGCTGACCGGTGCGATCGTTGCGGAGCCCAAGCATATGTCCGCGTTGTACTCGAGTCCTCCGGTGGTGAGCTGCTTTTCTGCGGCCACCACGCACGTGCAGTTGAAGCTACGCTCCGGCCCATGACTTCGGACTGGCACGATGAGACCGAGCGCCTCAACGAGAAGGCGCCCGTCCCCGTCGACTAG